From Etheostoma cragini isolate CJK2018 chromosome 17, CSU_Ecrag_1.0, whole genome shotgun sequence, one genomic window encodes:
- the zfand4 gene encoding AN1-type zinc finger protein 4 isoform X1, whose translation MTDRKEPPFFNDDSVGAFHYKLPFYDTMELFIETLTGTCFELRVLPFEAVISVKAKIQRLEGIPVAQQHLIWNNLELDDEHCLHDYGIAEGCTLKLVLAMRGGPINTRRVAMEDPIKEVTDLMESTKEESCEKSLANKQVTFVVYRENDQLNFFRVVDRGDGTLTPLSESLSAGSVYNVCAEEEEDGASSAVEQQSLENSITMNKIKLLKAKMEDMNLNKKPKKSAKVKPRPPVSPQPCSGSLGLSNPRHHHRLFRSHPQINQPWQSNAQLPPITDHESIDPSPPFAAATSAHFSIPRRPPPSFSSPSCYMLQEEEPWETCPPLAKIRPPPKVSRLDIGSTRLMRDCVYPQLPPLCIKGPPEATFDPADPAEEAVGLSLLEEAPGLVVPAQPGAPFGELLDPLSLDVSTQPEGGRRSLEVEAQHQFPLSPSPLSTWTLGTSNTFTSRGQRTQLSTPFHISPPSPLPVSTSSSSSTRPLPQAFDSTPSCLQPNLQAQVKPGSTSPYPSNHLSSHPPYLCGVKVESPGKRPELISKREARGIAKMANQASKEPLGTLNNSELLASLSTRAVDSSNRNHGFGESLGLALPPITASGLSSFGSRLPSIPTNRLLQDDLIRQMSPLQPAAVSYMATNALESAGGVMTSFGRLGTSTHHLPPVKASTASKKKSSKHCLLCGKKTGLATSYECRCGHNFCATHRYAETHDCTYDYKSAGRRLLHETNPLISAPKLPKI comes from the exons ATGACCGACAGGAAGGAGCCACCCTTCTTTAATGACGACAGTGTGGGAGCTTTCCACTATAAGCTCCCTTTCTATGACACTATGGAGCTCTTCATAGAGACCCTGACTGGGACCTGTTTTGAGCTACGCGTGTTGCCTTTTGAGGCTGTCATTTCAGTCAAGGCAAAGATCCAGAGGCTGGAAG GTATCCCTGTTGCCCAGCAACACCTTATCTGGAACAATCTGGAGCTGGATGATGAACATTGTCTACATGACTATGG CATTGCAGAGGGCTGCACTTTGAAACTGGTCTTAGCTATGAGGGGAGGGCCAATTAACACTAGGAGAG TAGCCATGGAGGATCCTATCAAAGAGGTGACTGACCTGATGGAGAGCACAAAGGAGGAGAGTTGTGAGAAAAGCCTGGCCAACAAGCAGGTTACATTTGTCGTTTATCGTGAAAATGACCAGCTAAACTTCTTCCGAGTGGTCGACAGGGGAGATGGAACCCTGACCCCTCTGTCTGAATCTCTGAG TGCTGGCTCGGTGTACAATGTGtgtgcagaggaggaggaggatggagcAAGTTCTGCAGTTGAACAACAAAGCCTTGAGAACTCCATCACCATGAACAAAATTAAGCTACTCAAAGCCAAGATGGAGGACATGAACCTCAACAAGAAG CCGAAGAAGTCGGCAAAGGTAAAACCACGGCCCCCTGTCAGCCCACAGCCCTGCAGTGGCTCTCTAGGACTCTCCAACCCACGTCACCATCATCGCCTTTTTCGTTCGCACCCCCAGATCAACCAGCCGTGGCAATCAAATGCACAACTACCTCCAATCACAGATCATGAATCCATAGACCCCTCCCCGCCCTTTGCTGCTGCAACCTCTGCTCACTTTTCTATCCCTAGACGaccccctccctctttctcctctccttcttgTTATATGCTTCAGGAGGAGGAGCCATGGGAGACATGCCCACCATTGGCAAAGATTCGGCCCCCTCCTAAAGTGTCCCGGTTGGATATTGGCAGCACCAGGTTGATGAGGGACTGTGTGTACCCTCAGCTCCCTCCGCTGTGTATCAAGGGGCCACCTGAAGCCACCTTTGACCCTGCTGATCCTGCAGAGGAGGCAGTCGGGCTGAGTTTATTAGAGGAAGCTCCTGGGCTGGTGGTGCCAGCACAACCTGGAGCTCCATTTGGGGAACTGTTAGACCCTCTAAGTCTGGATGTGTCCACACAACCAGAGGGAGGTCGTCGGTCCCTCGAGGTTGAGGCTCAGCACCAGTTTCCGCTCTCCCCCTCCCCACTCAGTACCTGGACACTTGGGACAAGTAATACTTTCACCAGCAGAGGTCAGAGGACACAGCTCAGCACACCATTTCATATCAGCCCCCCCTCTCCCTTGCCCGTTTCCACCTCATCATCCTCTTCTACCAGGCCACTGCCTCAGGCATTTGATTCCACTCCCTCCTGTTTACAGCCCAACCTTCAAGCACAAGTGAAGCCAGGCAGCACATCCCCTTACCCTTCCAACCACTTGTCAAGTCATCCACCATACCTTTGTGGTGTTAAAGTGGAGTCACCCGGCAAAAGGCCAGAGCTTATCTCAAAGAGGGAAGCAAGAGGCATCGCTAAGATGGCCAACCAAGCATCTAAGGAGCCCCTGGGTACCCTTAACAACTCCGAACTCTTAGCGTCTCTCTCCACAAGGGCTGTGGATAGCAGCAACAGGAATCATGGCTTTGGAGAGAGTCTGGGACTGGCGTTGCCCCCTATCACTGCCTCAGGACTGAGCAGCTTTGGCTCCAGGCTGCCATCCATCCCAACTAACAGGCTTCTTCAGGATGATCTGATCAGACAAATGTCACCTTTACAACCAGCAGCAGTCTCTTATATG GCCACCAACGCTCTTGAATCAGCCGGGGGAGTCATGACTTCGTTTGGGAGATTAG GCACTTCAACACACCACCTACCTCCAGTCAAGGCTTCCACAGCCAGCAAGAAGAAGAGCTCAAAGCATTGCCTCCTCTGTGGCAAGAAGACTGGCCTGGCCACCAGCTACGAGTGCAG GTGTGGTCACAACTTCTGTGCCACTCACCGCTACGCAGAGACACATGACTGCACGTACGACTACAAGAGTGCCGGACGGAGACTTCTGCATGAAACCAACCCTCTGATTAGTGCTCCCAAGCTGCCTAAGATCTAG
- the zfand4 gene encoding AN1-type zinc finger protein 4 isoform X2 gives MTDRKEPPFFNDDSVGAFHYKLPFYDTMELFIETLTGTCFELRVLPFEAVISVKAKIQRLEGIPVAQQHLIWNNLELDDEHCLHDYGIAEGCTLKLVLAMRGGPINTRRAMEDPIKEVTDLMESTKEESCEKSLANKQVTFVVYRENDQLNFFRVVDRGDGTLTPLSESLSAGSVYNVCAEEEEDGASSAVEQQSLENSITMNKIKLLKAKMEDMNLNKKPKKSAKVKPRPPVSPQPCSGSLGLSNPRHHHRLFRSHPQINQPWQSNAQLPPITDHESIDPSPPFAAATSAHFSIPRRPPPSFSSPSCYMLQEEEPWETCPPLAKIRPPPKVSRLDIGSTRLMRDCVYPQLPPLCIKGPPEATFDPADPAEEAVGLSLLEEAPGLVVPAQPGAPFGELLDPLSLDVSTQPEGGRRSLEVEAQHQFPLSPSPLSTWTLGTSNTFTSRGQRTQLSTPFHISPPSPLPVSTSSSSSTRPLPQAFDSTPSCLQPNLQAQVKPGSTSPYPSNHLSSHPPYLCGVKVESPGKRPELISKREARGIAKMANQASKEPLGTLNNSELLASLSTRAVDSSNRNHGFGESLGLALPPITASGLSSFGSRLPSIPTNRLLQDDLIRQMSPLQPAAVSYMATNALESAGGVMTSFGRLGTSTHHLPPVKASTASKKKSSKHCLLCGKKTGLATSYECRCGHNFCATHRYAETHDCTYDYKSAGRRLLHETNPLISAPKLPKI, from the exons ATGACCGACAGGAAGGAGCCACCCTTCTTTAATGACGACAGTGTGGGAGCTTTCCACTATAAGCTCCCTTTCTATGACACTATGGAGCTCTTCATAGAGACCCTGACTGGGACCTGTTTTGAGCTACGCGTGTTGCCTTTTGAGGCTGTCATTTCAGTCAAGGCAAAGATCCAGAGGCTGGAAG GTATCCCTGTTGCCCAGCAACACCTTATCTGGAACAATCTGGAGCTGGATGATGAACATTGTCTACATGACTATGG CATTGCAGAGGGCTGCACTTTGAAACTGGTCTTAGCTATGAGGGGAGGGCCAATTAACACTAGGAGAG CCATGGAGGATCCTATCAAAGAGGTGACTGACCTGATGGAGAGCACAAAGGAGGAGAGTTGTGAGAAAAGCCTGGCCAACAAGCAGGTTACATTTGTCGTTTATCGTGAAAATGACCAGCTAAACTTCTTCCGAGTGGTCGACAGGGGAGATGGAACCCTGACCCCTCTGTCTGAATCTCTGAG TGCTGGCTCGGTGTACAATGTGtgtgcagaggaggaggaggatggagcAAGTTCTGCAGTTGAACAACAAAGCCTTGAGAACTCCATCACCATGAACAAAATTAAGCTACTCAAAGCCAAGATGGAGGACATGAACCTCAACAAGAAG CCGAAGAAGTCGGCAAAGGTAAAACCACGGCCCCCTGTCAGCCCACAGCCCTGCAGTGGCTCTCTAGGACTCTCCAACCCACGTCACCATCATCGCCTTTTTCGTTCGCACCCCCAGATCAACCAGCCGTGGCAATCAAATGCACAACTACCTCCAATCACAGATCATGAATCCATAGACCCCTCCCCGCCCTTTGCTGCTGCAACCTCTGCTCACTTTTCTATCCCTAGACGaccccctccctctttctcctctccttcttgTTATATGCTTCAGGAGGAGGAGCCATGGGAGACATGCCCACCATTGGCAAAGATTCGGCCCCCTCCTAAAGTGTCCCGGTTGGATATTGGCAGCACCAGGTTGATGAGGGACTGTGTGTACCCTCAGCTCCCTCCGCTGTGTATCAAGGGGCCACCTGAAGCCACCTTTGACCCTGCTGATCCTGCAGAGGAGGCAGTCGGGCTGAGTTTATTAGAGGAAGCTCCTGGGCTGGTGGTGCCAGCACAACCTGGAGCTCCATTTGGGGAACTGTTAGACCCTCTAAGTCTGGATGTGTCCACACAACCAGAGGGAGGTCGTCGGTCCCTCGAGGTTGAGGCTCAGCACCAGTTTCCGCTCTCCCCCTCCCCACTCAGTACCTGGACACTTGGGACAAGTAATACTTTCACCAGCAGAGGTCAGAGGACACAGCTCAGCACACCATTTCATATCAGCCCCCCCTCTCCCTTGCCCGTTTCCACCTCATCATCCTCTTCTACCAGGCCACTGCCTCAGGCATTTGATTCCACTCCCTCCTGTTTACAGCCCAACCTTCAAGCACAAGTGAAGCCAGGCAGCACATCCCCTTACCCTTCCAACCACTTGTCAAGTCATCCACCATACCTTTGTGGTGTTAAAGTGGAGTCACCCGGCAAAAGGCCAGAGCTTATCTCAAAGAGGGAAGCAAGAGGCATCGCTAAGATGGCCAACCAAGCATCTAAGGAGCCCCTGGGTACCCTTAACAACTCCGAACTCTTAGCGTCTCTCTCCACAAGGGCTGTGGATAGCAGCAACAGGAATCATGGCTTTGGAGAGAGTCTGGGACTGGCGTTGCCCCCTATCACTGCCTCAGGACTGAGCAGCTTTGGCTCCAGGCTGCCATCCATCCCAACTAACAGGCTTCTTCAGGATGATCTGATCAGACAAATGTCACCTTTACAACCAGCAGCAGTCTCTTATATG GCCACCAACGCTCTTGAATCAGCCGGGGGAGTCATGACTTCGTTTGGGAGATTAG GCACTTCAACACACCACCTACCTCCAGTCAAGGCTTCCACAGCCAGCAAGAAGAAGAGCTCAAAGCATTGCCTCCTCTGTGGCAAGAAGACTGGCCTGGCCACCAGCTACGAGTGCAG GTGTGGTCACAACTTCTGTGCCACTCACCGCTACGCAGAGACACATGACTGCACGTACGACTACAAGAGTGCCGGACGGAGACTTCTGCATGAAACCAACCCTCTGATTAGTGCTCCCAAGCTGCCTAAGATCTAG